A window of Apium graveolens cultivar Ventura chromosome 8, ASM990537v1, whole genome shotgun sequence contains these coding sequences:
- the LOC141679396 gene encoding uncharacterized protein LOC141679396, whose protein sequence is MTKWAEAKSTRIINQQDCIKFMDSIVMRFGILMVLILDKGPQFVGSDFEAYLKELGIKHKRAFVAHPREMDKTTPMTGTGETPFKLAYGTEARLLVETGSPSHKVVNFDEVSNIEALKTNLELLDEVRDRAVANMESYKEKTKLYFTRKTKIREYEGGDLVLRDTEVLDPTNQGKLQPNWEGP, encoded by the exons atgaccaaatGGGCAGAGGCCAAGTCCACGAGAATCATCAATCAGCAGGACTGCATCAAATTTATGGATTCAATCgtgatgaggttcgggatacTGATGGTTTTGATCTTGGATAAAGGACCACAGTTTGTTGGATCAGACTTTGAAGCATATTTGAAAGAGCTCGGAATCAAGCATAAAAGAGCATTCGTGGCCCACCCCAGGGAAATGGACAA GACCACCCCCATGACAGGAACCGGAGAAACTCCTTTCAAGCTTGCCTATGGCACCGAGGCCCGACTACTAGTGGAAACCGGATCCCCCTCCCACAAAGTTGTCAATTTTGATGAAGTCTCAAATATTGAAGCCCTCAAAACCAACCTGGAGCTCTTGGATGAAGTAAGAGACCGGGCTGTGGCAAATATGGAAAGCTACAAGGAAAAGACAAAGCTCTATTTTACAAGGAAAACTAAGATCAGGGAATATGAAGGAGGAGATCTGGTGCTCCGGGACACCGAAGTTTTGGACCCAACAAATCAAGGCAAACTACAACCAAACTGGGAGGGGCCTTAG